TGGCTAGGGTTTTGGCATCTGGATGATTAAGCAAATCATGGGCGATAGAAGCACTAGGGTTAAGTCCGATAGAACCGCCACGGGTTGCGATTGGCATGGGGAGGGATAATTCTCCAACTAGTTCCTTAGATTCCTGATTATAAGTCCATGTGGACAGACCTCGGTAGCTACCATCCTTGCTTGCATAGGCATGGCTACCGGCCTCAACTGCTCGCCAATCGTTTCCGGTCGCGATAACTAGGGCATCGATACCATTGAAAATTCCCTTATTATGGGTAGCTGCTCGGTAGGGGTCCACCTGAGCCAGTTGGCTGGCCATCTCCATTTTCTTAGCCAGGTCATGTGCCTCTTCCTTATTACGACTGAGGAAGCGTGTGCTAAGACGACAAGTCGCTGTCACAAGACTTTCAGTGGCTAGATTTGAGAGAATAGCCATGAGGCTTTGACCTTCTGACAGGTTTTCTAATTCTGGCACCAGGGCTTCCATCATGGTGTTGACCATATTGGCTCCCATGGCTTCTTGGGTATCAACGGCTAGATAGACAATGAGGAAGTCTCCTTTAGTCTCAGTCCAGAGCTTGCGAGGGCCACCCCCACGCTTAACAATAGAAGGGTGAGCCTCTTTGGCAATCTCTATAAGGTCCTGACTGGCTGCTTGAATTTTGC
Above is a window of Streptococcus salivarius DNA encoding:
- a CDS encoding hydroxymethylglutaryl-CoA reductase, degradative, with protein sequence MTKLSWTGFSKKTPQERKEHLKTNALLSQENQDLLDKDQQLTLETANQMAENVIGRFTLPFAICPDVLVDGVTYQVPMVTEEPSVVAAASYASKLIKRSGGFTTTIHDRQMIGQVALFDVPDKDNASSKIQAASQDLIEIAKEAHPSIVKRGGGPRKLWTETKGDFLIVYLAVDTQEAMGANMVNTMMEALVPELENLSEGQSLMAILSNLATESLVTATCRLSTRFLSRNKEEAHDLAKKMEMASQLAQVDPYRAATHNKGIFNGIDALVIATGNDWRAVEAGSHAYASKDGSYRGLSTWTYNQESKELVGELSLPMPIATRGGSIGLNPSASIAHDLLNHPDAKTLASIIVSLGLAQNLAALKALTSTGIQAGHMKLQAKSLALLAGASPEEMPQVLAELLKAKHMNQETAQAILEKLRTP